The DNA segment TTCTTGGATTTCTTCTTCATTTTCAAAGAGTTTATTTTGTGTAGCTTCCTTTCTAGTATACTTCCACAAATGCTCAGCTGCATTGAGTTCTGGGCAATAGGGTGGTAAATTGTAAACCTCAATCCAGTTACGATTTTCTTTAAACCATTGCCATACTTCTGAGCTTTTGTGGTAAGAAGCATTATCTTGGAAATAGTGAATTTTTCTATTTTTATCAAATAATTCCGTAGACATATATTCCAGGAAACCTATATAGGACATGACGTTGAAGACGTCTCCTATCCCATAAATAAACTCTGACGAAAGTACATCCATACAGCCGAAAACTTTTACAGATTTTCTTTGTCCCGTGACAGGTACTAAGGGTTGGCATCCTTTTCTGGACCAAGTTCTGTGAAGTGTTGAGTCTTGCCGGAAGCTAGCTTCATCTACATATACTAATCGTCATCCTCCATGTTGTACTTTTTTTTTATTTCTGGGTAAGTCTCTTTAAGCCACTTCTGTCTCTTTTCCTCATCTGCATTGGCTAAGAGTCTCTTTGGACTTTGAACTGAAAATCCAAAATCTTGAAGAAGTTTCCACACATGCCCTAGGGTAATTAAATGAAAAATAAAATTGAATTTAATGGTTACATTTTGAATGGAAGCGTATCGTCAGCACGAAGCCAATGCGGAAAGAAGAACTGCGCTTGTAAAGCCAAAAAGCCAAAACTACATGGCACCTATTATCGTTGGACGGGAATAATTGCCGGCAAAAGAACCACAAAGACGATCACGCCAGAAATGGCTATAGAATGTAGAACCAGAATAAAAAACTACAAGAAATTAAAAAAACAG comes from the Deltaproteobacteria bacterium genome and includes:
- a CDS encoding winged helix-turn-helix domain-containing protein, translated to MWKLLQDFGFSVQSPKRLLANADEEKRQKWLKETYPEIKKKYNMEDDD